The Silene latifolia isolate original U9 population chromosome X, ASM4854445v1, whole genome shotgun sequence genome contains the following window.
aagacataccttagtctcaccctggaatttttgagtagcctcctATTGTCACGAACACTCGAACCAACGTGAGCATGGAGTTCCGGTTGTGCAACCTATACCATGGCCTCacacttgaccaatttgctcacattttcggtcttgttgtACCAACCGACTTTACCGACAAACCCGccgatttcgatgtggacctactttggaagactatttccgggagggatttaaTCCACCAAAAACAGTGTTATACCTTCGCtatccaacacccggtgattcggatcaccgaacgtttcgtagctggcaccatcaatgggaggtatgaacaagataggtggactctcattgatttaacattccttgagtcctatctaaatgttcgggggatgaggcgatacaacttcaataccccccttgagatgcttacaaggtttatgacttttctcaagggagcacccaactcaagaccttcgtgatgggaggtctaattactattttggctaacatcctttgccccgggttcagcTCCCGTGGGACTTATGCTCCTCTTaaggggagtactttgattgatgaggacgccgttttcaaccaccaccggtggtgtgcctacactgaAGGCGGGAGTGTAGGGTGGTTCACGAAAGGGTGCTCCTCCAttattctttcggggtggaatataccgggTACCGACCCACggttgagcccgtattcgcctaggccgagctaccttctcgacatccaaatcatcggcaatccccctcaaagggaagaggcaccccgccaacaacaaatacctcgtgggataccggtAAGGCCTATtcccccaccttcctatgtgcccatcccaccataccctactccttatacatAATTCAAGCCGCAAATCCCcgataccccgggtattaatgacctgatgaaccttatgaatagagttgacctcggggtacatgaagggagggtcgataaCTACATGGACCTTTATCCCCAGCACTATCAAATGGCACAAAAAGGGTATATTGACTCTAATGGCCCTcggccctcttgggcccaaccacaccttttgttccctaatcaaggggaccaagcctGGAATCTTGGTGGCCAAggtggagggcattctagccaaggaggagggtatgaccaaggaggaagttctcaccggtatggctatcctcaagatgatgatgacgagtgaaagatgcctacctcatcacctccatttgtatggtACTTTtgtctccctctctcttttgtatatacattgcatttagtttagctttcacttgcatttgtattatatttcataccgcatttgcattagttagttcatatagtatagtgcattgtaatatatctcacatgattcatgtagatagttgcatataggctagaattcatgcataatcactaatgaccaatcctattcttttctacactagaaatggtgtttaaatcggtttggggaggtttgatcataagtgaccatagtttactagaaaacatgcatcatatagggtagtttagattgcattcatttgttatatatgtcatatagaattgcatttagttagagcatgcattcattcatatcatattgcatttgtactttatttcaaaaaatcaaaaatccaaaaacatgtatttcttttttattcctactcctacatgtacattgaggacaatgtccaaaataaagtgggggatgggaatttatattctaaaaacacataaaaatctTCTTTTTAGCACTTCTATAGTTTGTTCCTCCTTCAATGAGTGATATAGGCTCTCTCTTAGCCTAGACAAAATCTTCCCCACACTAAAGTTTCGAATCCTTCACACATCAAACttgattagtaaccctccctcacttactctcatgtcaAAATTTGTACTTAAGACaagaaattaaaatgcaatgcaatgaAATTAAGTGTAAGTACctgagttagtatatttacaagtggtggtttagggaggactccaccaaactctcctccatTTTAATGCTAGATCAAGGTGGGAGAGGCTCAAGGCGGATGGCCTCAACTTCTCCTATAAAAGCTCCTTCATAGTAAGGCTTGATAcgttgaccattgactttgaaccgaTTCCCATCTTCCGACATTAGCACGAAGTCTCCATAGTTTCCAACATTTGTGATTACAAAGGGACCCGTCCATCGTGAATTCAACTTTTCGGGGAAGAGCCGATATCGAGAGTTAAATAGAAgtactttgtctcccttgtgcaaggccttttgcttgattctcttgttgTGATGCAATTTGGTTCGTTCTttgtagatctttgcattttCATAAGAGTGAAGCCGAAATTCCTCCACTTCTTCAATTTGCAAGATCCTCTTCTCTCCACTTAGCTCGAGATCAagattgagagctttgattgcccaaaaggctttgtattccaattcaAGTGGCAAGTGACAAGcctttgatgtgactcatatttgcgcacatttagtcccctaattgagcctattttgcatactattataacattttatggccattttatccgtcaaaaccttcctatttgcttttctagcgcatttcatatgttttgtagaaaaggagataaatgaggcggaatttCCCCCTCTTGCTTGcatatttggaaggacattgacgatcttggttgaacgagtaTTGAAGGAGAGTGAAGAATTAAAGACTAATCCCTCAAGATTGAGAAgtgaagagaaggattctgaagaagaatccgagcgtccaagcctcgaagacgctcggattcccttgcaacaatccgagcggattcacccaaagacgctcagattcccttgcaacaatccgagcggattcccctcctggacaAGAGGATCGTAGCGTCTTCAAgtgagatgctcatctctccgaaaGACTATCAATTCCCTACCTACAactcacaaatgttaattactagtttagccttagttaacctaatgaagcactactataaataccccactttgatgataatcaaaggggggcttccacattagaaattcttcttagattagattaggagtagattagaatggattactctttaatctttccacaaattacacattaatctttccttaattattgttcaagtttattattgggtaattgaagattattgggttattattggaggattgacaacccttcatcaatcaatcaagtttcttcttttattatttgctttattatttttatCATCTCAAgcttggtataattcctttactctttactctttattgttcacttcttcattctattatcatgtttatacttgttctgatgattgacaccattaatgacatgttctccatgataataagtgagtagttactaaactagggttagtgggtaattagggaaaaccaacatgggggatgattcatgcttaatttaatatgtctccatagtttatttgcttgcttgttgcgatctcaacttatgcacatgttatgtttgatgaaatgccaagcctatgaatccttgcatttttacccatctcttatctactcaacttgacttgtaagatattaaccaactcgagtcttgttagaccatgcatagaagttgaataggaggaaagtaagtcgacttgtaggtgttgtacaatctaatcgattcggctcggggacccaactcttcctatgaaccgtaagacataaaccaacttggttcctccacaacattaattgctttcaactttgtaaacatgtttgtatgatcaacaccatgaatcccctatgaccccatgatatcctagtcctctttaatacttgtttacaccattatttgctttattgtttgttgactttattgcttttattagtctagaacacaactacaaacccaaacaaattgtgacactagcataaattgagatagattgacttagaacccaaagcacaccgtcccatggatcgacctcgacttaccactaactagttgtttgttgagtattataaatgtgtttgattggatgtgtgacgaccaactcttgtccatcagcctttccatagactagcttgtaaggtGAAGCTCCTATGAgtgtcttataggccgtcctataagcccaaagagtgtcatcaagcttcatgctccaatccttacgagtgttgttaacaaccttctcaagaatttgcttgatctttCTATTTGAAACTTCGACTTGACCGCTtttttgaggatggtatcccaaaccggtcctatgttgaacaccatactttgtgAAGAGATATGCGAGTTTCTTTTAATGGAAATGTGTTCCACCATCACTAATAAtggctctaggaactccaaacctTGGGAGATCACTTTCTTTAAGAGCTTGGTCACCGTCTTTGCATCGTCGGTTGGGGTAGAAATTGCTTCTACCCAGTTGGACATGTAATCAACGGCAACTAGAATGTACTTGCTGCCTTGTGACGACACAAAGAGACCTTGGTAATCAATTCCCTAAACATCAAAGATTTCAACCTCAAAAatgcctcgttgtggcatctcattcctccaagatatatttccgattctttggcaaggatcacatTGAAGGataaattctctagcatcttcaaacatggtaggccaatagaagcccgattgtagGACTTTGGCAAccgttcttcttgctccatgatgCCCTCCATATGGGGATGAGTGGCAACCTTCTAAAACTCCCCGAACCTCCCATTGTGGCATACACTTGGGGTAAAGACCATCACTACATGCTTTGTAGAGATTgagatcatcccaaaagtacctcttcacttcgaacaAGAATCTCTTTCATTGATTGTAATTCAATTTCTTAGGAAGGACTCCTCCTATAATATAATTTGcaaaatcggcaaaccatggtgttGTATGTCTTTCAAGTTGTGTGTGGACGGCCATTAGAACATCATCGGGAAAGGAATCATTTATTGGTGTATCTTCTTCATTATTGTCAAACcgaatccttgacaagtgatcccctactacgttctcggctcctttcttgtcccttacctctaagtcaaattcttggagtAATAATATACACCTCAACAAGCATGTCTTTGATTCTTTCTTcaccaagagatgtctaagagcgcGGTGGTCTGAGAACACTATCACCTTTGATCCAAGTAAGTAGCAGCGGAACTTGTCCAAAGCATACACTATAGCAAGAAGTTCCTTTTCCGTGGTATCATAGTTGACTTGTGTGGCATCaagggtcttgcttatatagtatatTGCATGCAAAGCTTTCCCAACCCATTGACCAAGAACCGCGCCAGTGGCATAGTTTctcgcatcacacattatctcaaaaggtaactcctAATTTGGCTGTTGAATGATCGGTGTCGAAATTAGAGCCTCCTTGATCCtataaaagcttcaacacactcatgagTAAATTAGaacggggcatccttaagcaaaagttgagtgaggggttttataattttggaaaaatcttttatgaatcgtCGGTAAAACCCCGCATGGTCGAGAAAACTCCGCACCCCTTTGACATTCACGGGTGGCGGtaatttctctatcacctcaactttagctttatcaacctcgatgcccttttccgaaatgaAATGACCCAAGACAATGCCTTCATTGACAatgccttcattgaccatgaaatggcacttttcccaattaaaaaaaaggctaacatcttcacatttttgcaagacAAGAGATAAATTATGCAAATATGACTCAAAATCTTTCCCATAAAcagtaaaatcatccataaaaacttccattatggtttccaAGTAATCAAAAAATACACTCATCATGCAACTTTGAAATGTAGCGGGAGCATTACATAgcccaaagggcatcctcctataggcaaatgtaccataagggcatgtgaaggtggtcttgtgttggtcatctgGGTGTATcaggatttgaaagaatcccgattatccgtcaaggtagcaaaaaaatttgttagaggcaagcctctcgaacatttggtcaataaatgGAAGAGGGAAATGATCATTTCTTGTTGCGAAATTCAATTTAtgataatcaatacacattcgccaacTGGTGATCTTCCTtatgggtattagctcgttcttgttatttttcaccaccgtggtacctcctttcttggttactacttgaacggggctaacccacaaggaatccgatatggggtagatgattcccgcatcaagcaaTTTCATGACCTCCGCTTTTACAATTTCTTGCATAT
Protein-coding sequences here:
- the LOC141619912 gene encoding uncharacterized protein LOC141619912; its protein translation is MCDARNYATGAVLGQWVGKALHAIYYISKTLDATQVNYDTTEKELLAIVYALDKFRCYLLGSKVIVFSDHRALRHLLVKKESKTCLLRCILLLQEFDLEGIDYQGLFVSSQGSKYILVAVDYMSNWVEAISTPTDDAKTVTKLLKKVISQAFWAIKALNLDLELSGEKRILQIEEVEEFRLHSYENAKIYKERTKLHHNKRIKQKALHKGDKVLLFNSRYRLFPEKLNSRWTGPFVITNVGNYGDFVLMSEDGNRFKVNGQRIKPYYEGAFIGEVEAIRLEPLPP